A window of Chryseobacterium viscerum contains these coding sequences:
- a CDS encoding PA0069 family radical SAM protein, whose product MQNENLIKGQGAQRNVINRFDRYTYEPEDEDFEAVKTSFTEVFPKTIVNQVKSEDLPMEYSMNPYQGCEHGCSYCFARPTHEYWGYSAGIDFERKIMVKKNAPELLEKFFQKRAYKAAPILLSGNTDCYQPAERQFEITRKLLQVCLDYRHPVNILTKNAMVLRDLDILKPMAEQNLVSVSLSIPTINEELRRKMEPRTSSAKNKLKAVEILSENKIPVHVMVAPIIPGLNSDEPLNILKAISEAGALGFGYTLVRLNDTVEPVFVNWIESHFPDRAQKVLNLIRSMRGGKLGDKRYFERQRGEGNIAEMIHTTFKIGRKKFFDGKEFPKLSTANFTGTRDQQLKMFD is encoded by the coding sequence ATGCAAAACGAAAATTTGATAAAAGGTCAGGGCGCTCAGCGAAACGTTATCAATCGTTTCGACAGGTATACCTATGAACCTGAAGACGAAGATTTCGAAGCAGTAAAAACCTCCTTCACTGAAGTTTTTCCCAAAACAATTGTGAATCAGGTGAAGAGCGAAGACCTTCCTATGGAATATTCTATGAACCCTTATCAGGGATGTGAACATGGCTGCTCTTACTGTTTTGCAAGACCTACCCATGAGTATTGGGGGTATAGTGCCGGAATTGATTTTGAAAGAAAGATCATGGTAAAGAAAAATGCTCCCGAATTACTGGAGAAATTTTTTCAAAAAAGAGCTTATAAAGCAGCTCCGATTCTACTATCCGGAAATACAGACTGCTATCAGCCCGCCGAAAGACAATTTGAAATCACCCGAAAGCTCCTGCAGGTTTGTCTTGATTACAGACATCCTGTCAATATTCTGACAAAAAACGCAATGGTATTAAGGGATCTTGATATTTTAAAACCCATGGCGGAGCAGAACCTGGTTTCAGTTTCTTTAAGCATTCCCACCATTAATGAAGAACTGAGACGGAAGATGGAGCCCAGAACGAGTTCTGCAAAAAATAAATTAAAAGCCGTAGAAATTCTCTCGGAAAACAAAATCCCCGTACACGTGATGGTTGCTCCCATTATTCCCGGACTCAATAGTGATGAACCTCTGAATATATTAAAAGCCATCTCTGAAGCAGGTGCTTTAGGATTCGGGTATACCCTGGTGAGATTAAATGATACTGTTGAACCCGTTTTTGTTAATTGGATAGAAAGTCATTTTCCGGACAGAGCGCAGAAAGTTTTAAATCTCATCCGTTCTATGCGCGGCGGGAAGCTTGGAGATAAAAGATATTTTGAAAGACAAAGGGGAGAAGGTAATATTGCTGAAATGATTCACACAACTTTTAAGATTGGCCGAAAGAAATTTTTTGACGGTAAAGAATTTCCAAAACTCTCAACAGCTAATTTTACCGGGACCCGCGATCAGCAATTAAAAATGTTTGATTGA
- a CDS encoding DUF2797 domain-containing protein: MQFQGQILKMTSYDAKPIQYYLNLSGDLIHMNELIGKELSIRHTGFQCVNCGENKPIYRMGFCKNCFFESPYASDTIIRPELSTAHLGVAERDLEVEKQIQLQPHTVYLAYTGDVKVGVTRNTQIPTRWIDQGATFALPIARTENRYEAGMIEVALKEHLADKTNWRKMLQDDFEGEIDLADFRQKIKEHFPEDFQKFYREGEELWMFDYPFEKPEKVSSFTLDKKPEFTGKLTGIKGQYLGFEGGNFINVRGHEGYVIDFEVKN; this comes from the coding sequence ATGCAGTTTCAAGGGCAAATTTTAAAGATGACAAGCTACGATGCAAAGCCAATCCAATACTACCTCAATCTTTCAGGAGATCTGATCCATATGAATGAGCTGATTGGAAAAGAGTTAAGCATCAGGCACACCGGATTCCAATGTGTAAACTGTGGAGAAAATAAGCCTATTTACAGAATGGGATTCTGCAAAAACTGTTTTTTTGAAAGTCCTTATGCAAGTGATACCATTATCCGTCCGGAGCTTTCTACAGCGCATTTAGGAGTTGCAGAACGAGACCTGGAGGTTGAAAAACAAATTCAGCTTCAGCCGCACACCGTGTATCTGGCTTATACCGGAGATGTAAAAGTAGGCGTAACAAGAAATACTCAGATTCCAACAAGATGGATTGATCAGGGGGCAACTTTTGCATTACCCATTGCAAGAACAGAGAACCGATACGAAGCAGGAATGATAGAAGTGGCTTTAAAAGAACATCTGGCAGATAAAACCAATTGGAGAAAGATGTTGCAGGATGATTTTGAAGGAGAAATAGACCTTGCAGACTTCAGACAGAAGATCAAAGAACACTTTCCTGAAGATTTTCAGAAGTTCTACCGGGAAGGAGAAGAACTGTGGATGTTCGATTATCCTTTTGAGAAACCGGAAAAAGTCTCTTCATTTACATTAGACAAAAAACCTGAATTTACAGGAAAGCTTACAGGTATCAAAGGACAGTACCTGGGATTTGAAGGAGGAAATTTTATCAATGTAAGAGGGCATGAAGGATATGTGATTGATTTTGAAGTAAAAAATTGA
- a CDS encoding GDP-mannose 4,6-dehydratase — translation MVYLVTGGSGFIGSHLIERLLRNGHSVINIDNFDDFYNYQVKIKNTLESIGKISDFEYSDKETDLRHLISLTHSDQYSLYWQDIRDQKGLESIFKNHHIDMVIHLAALAGVRPSIERPLEYEEVNVRGTMNLWELCKDFNIKKFICASSSSVYGNNEKVPFAETDNVDNPISPYAATKKSGEIIGHVYHNLYHIDMIQLRFFTVYGPRQRPDLAIHKFVKLISENQEIPFYGDGNTARDYTYIDDIIDGITKSILYLENNSGVYEVLNLGENQVVTLSEMVSTIENVLGKTAIKKILPMQPGDVTKTNADITKAKDLIGYKPATDFQNGIKKFVEWFLRKRH, via the coding sequence ATGGTTTATCTTGTAACAGGCGGTAGTGGGTTCATCGGATCTCATTTAATTGAACGATTATTAAGAAATGGACATTCTGTCATAAACATTGACAATTTTGATGATTTCTATAACTATCAGGTGAAAATTAAAAATACTTTAGAGTCAATTGGTAAAATTTCGGATTTTGAATACTCAGACAAAGAGACTGATCTCCGTCATTTAATTTCACTCACTCATTCTGACCAATATTCCCTCTATTGGCAGGATATCCGTGATCAAAAAGGTCTTGAAAGCATCTTTAAAAACCACCATATCGACATGGTGATTCATCTGGCTGCGCTTGCCGGTGTACGCCCTTCCATTGAACGTCCTTTAGAATATGAAGAAGTCAATGTAAGAGGTACTATGAATCTTTGGGAATTGTGTAAGGATTTTAATATTAAAAAATTTATTTGTGCATCTTCCTCAAGTGTTTACGGAAACAATGAAAAGGTTCCTTTTGCAGAAACAGATAATGTAGACAATCCTATATCACCTTATGCAGCCACTAAAAAAAGTGGAGAAATCATAGGACATGTGTATCACAATCTATACCATATAGATATGATCCAGCTTAGGTTCTTTACAGTATATGGACCAAGACAGAGACCTGATCTCGCAATACACAAGTTTGTAAAACTTATTTCAGAAAATCAGGAAATACCTTTCTATGGTGACGGAAATACCGCCAGAGATTATACATATATAGATGACATTATTGACGGTATTACGAAGTCTATCCTTTATCTGGAAAACAATTCCGGGGTTTATGAAGTGCTTAATCTCGGAGAAAACCAGGTGGTCACTTTATCAGAGATGGTTTCTACTATAGAAAATGTACTGGGAAAAACTGCCATAAAAAAAATTCTGCCAATGCAGCCGGGAGATGTCACAAAAACGAATGCCGATATTACAAAAGCAAAGGATTTAATAGGGTATAAACCTGCCACAGACTTCCAAAATGGCATAAAAAAATTTGTGGAATGGTTTTTGAGAAAACGACATTAA
- a CDS encoding DUF2795 domain-containing protein — MYWTLELASYLSDAPWPMTKAELIDYAIRTGAPMEVVENLQAIEDEGEIYESIEEVWSDYPTDEDFLWNEDEY; from the coding sequence ATGTACTGGACATTAGAATTAGCTTCATATTTAAGTGACGCACCCTGGCCAATGACAAAAGCAGAGCTTATTGACTACGCAATCAGAACTGGTGCACCTATGGAGGTAGTAGAAAACCTTCAGGCAATCGAAGACGAAGGGGAAATTTATGAATCTATCGAAGAAGTATGGAGTGACTACCCTACTGACGAGGATTTCCTTTGGAACGAGGACGAATATTAA
- the secA gene encoding preprotein translocase subunit SecA, translating into MSFLNKVLKGFLGDKKAQDLKEVKKVVTKIKAVEPNIQQLSDDGLRQKTAEFKENIKSATSKITAQIEQIKEQIKNSTNVDEKEALFSKIESLKKESYEIEEKVLVQVLPEAFALIKETARRWAQNGEIRVTASDWDRELADAGKDFVSIQGDTAVWKNSWDAAGTPVVWDMVHYDVQFIGGVILHSGKIAEMATGEGKTLVGTLPIYLNSLPERGVHVVTVNDYLAKRDSAWMGPLYQFHGMSIDCIDNHQPNSDGRRKAYNSDITYGTNNEFGFDYLRDNMVTSPSELVQRELNFAIVDEVDSVLVDDARTPLIISGPVPQGDRQEFDVLKPSIDRIVEVQKKTVSAIFNEAKKLIAAGNTKEGGFKLLQAYRGLPKNRQLIKFLSESGNRALLQKVESQYMQDNNRDMPIVDKDLYFVIEEKNNQVDLTDKGVEYMSQGNSDTNFFVLPDIGTEIAEVEAKNLSKEEEFEAKERLFADFAEKSERVHTMSQLLKAYTLFEKDDEYVVIDGEVKIVDEQTGRIMEGRRYSDGLHQAIEAKESVKIEAATQTFATITLQNYFRMYNKLAGMTGTAETEAGELWEIYKLDVVVIPTNRPILRNDKQDLVFKTNREKYNAVIEEVEKLTEAKRPVLVGTTSVEISQLLSKALQLRKIPHQVLNAKLHKKEAEIVAGAGQPGVVTIATNMAGRGTDIKLSKEVKEAGGLAIIGTERHDSRRVDRQLRGRAGRQGDPGSSQFYVSLEDNLMRLFGSERIAKMMDRMGHKEGEVIQHSMISKSIERAQKKVEENNFGTRKRLLEYDDVMNKQRDVIYKRRKNALFGDHLKYDITNMIFDVANSIVAKGKASGSYKDFEYEIIKTFTMESPVSQSDFNNKNVQDLTNILFNAAQEDYRMKLNLLKEKSFPIIENVYQNQGSMFKMIQVPFTDGHKTMTIVADLKEAYDTQCESLVNDFEKNITLSIIDENWKLHLREMDDLRRSSQGAVYEQKDPLVIYKQESFHLFSEMIDKLNKEIISFLYKGEIPA; encoded by the coding sequence ATGAGTTTTTTAAACAAAGTTCTTAAAGGGTTTTTGGGAGACAAAAAAGCGCAGGACCTAAAAGAAGTAAAAAAAGTTGTAACAAAAATCAAGGCTGTAGAACCTAACATCCAACAATTGTCAGATGATGGGTTGAGACAAAAAACGGCTGAGTTTAAAGAGAATATAAAATCTGCAACCAGCAAGATCACAGCTCAAATAGAACAGATAAAAGAGCAGATAAAAAATTCAACCAATGTTGATGAAAAAGAAGCTCTTTTTTCAAAAATTGAGTCTCTAAAGAAAGAATCATATGAAATTGAAGAGAAAGTTCTTGTTCAGGTTCTTCCCGAAGCTTTTGCATTGATCAAAGAAACGGCAAGAAGATGGGCACAGAATGGAGAAATCCGTGTAACAGCAAGTGACTGGGACAGAGAACTGGCTGATGCAGGAAAAGATTTTGTGAGCATTCAGGGAGACACAGCTGTTTGGAAAAACTCATGGGACGCTGCCGGAACTCCTGTAGTTTGGGATATGGTCCACTATGATGTTCAGTTTATCGGAGGGGTTATTCTTCACAGTGGTAAAATTGCCGAGATGGCAACCGGTGAAGGTAAAACTTTGGTAGGAACATTACCTATTTACTTAAATTCACTTCCTGAAAGAGGAGTACACGTTGTAACCGTGAACGACTATCTTGCAAAAAGAGACTCCGCGTGGATGGGTCCTCTTTATCAGTTCCACGGAATGTCTATCGACTGTATCGACAACCACCAGCCGAACTCAGACGGAAGAAGAAAAGCATACAACTCAGATATTACTTACGGAACCAACAATGAATTTGGTTTCGATTACCTGAGAGATAACATGGTAACTTCACCTTCAGAATTGGTACAAAGAGAATTGAACTTTGCTATTGTGGATGAAGTTGACTCTGTATTGGTAGATGATGCAAGAACACCATTGATCATTTCCGGTCCGGTTCCTCAGGGAGACAGACAGGAGTTTGATGTTCTTAAACCTTCTATTGACAGAATTGTTGAAGTACAAAAGAAAACCGTTTCTGCTATTTTCAACGAAGCGAAAAAATTAATCGCTGCAGGAAATACAAAAGAAGGTGGGTTTAAATTGCTTCAGGCGTACAGAGGTCTTCCAAAAAACAGACAATTAATCAAATTCTTATCGGAAAGCGGAAACAGAGCATTGCTTCAAAAAGTTGAATCGCAGTATATGCAGGACAACAACCGTGACATGCCGATCGTAGATAAAGATCTTTACTTCGTTATCGAAGAGAAAAACAACCAGGTGGATCTTACCGATAAAGGTGTTGAGTATATGTCTCAAGGAAATTCTGATACTAACTTCTTCGTTCTTCCTGATATCGGGACTGAAATTGCTGAAGTAGAAGCTAAAAATCTTTCTAAAGAAGAGGAATTTGAAGCTAAAGAAAGACTTTTTGCTGACTTTGCTGAAAAATCTGAACGTGTTCATACTATGAGCCAGCTATTGAAAGCATACACATTATTTGAAAAAGATGATGAGTATGTAGTAATTGATGGTGAAGTAAAAATTGTTGATGAGCAGACAGGACGTATCATGGAGGGTCGTCGTTATTCAGATGGTCTTCACCAGGCAATCGAAGCGAAAGAGAGCGTAAAAATTGAGGCTGCTACTCAAACTTTTGCTACCATCACGCTTCAGAACTATTTCCGTATGTACAACAAACTTGCGGGGATGACTGGTACAGCTGAAACTGAGGCGGGTGAACTTTGGGAAATCTACAAATTAGATGTAGTGGTTATCCCAACAAACCGTCCAATTTTAAGAAATGACAAACAGGATTTAGTTTTCAAAACTAACAGAGAAAAATATAATGCTGTAATTGAAGAAGTAGAAAAATTAACAGAAGCAAAAAGACCTGTATTGGTAGGAACAACTTCTGTTGAAATTTCCCAATTGCTTTCAAAAGCACTTCAGTTAAGAAAAATTCCTCACCAGGTCCTGAACGCGAAGCTTCACAAGAAAGAAGCCGAGATTGTGGCAGGAGCAGGACAGCCGGGAGTTGTAACCATTGCAACGAACATGGCTGGTCGTGGTACGGATATTAAGCTTTCTAAGGAAGTAAAAGAAGCTGGAGGTTTAGCGATCATCGGTACTGAAAGACATGATTCAAGACGTGTTGACAGACAGCTTAGAGGTAGAGCAGGACGTCAGGGAGACCCTGGAAGTTCTCAGTTCTATGTATCTCTTGAAGATAACCTGATGCGTTTGTTCGGTTCTGAAAGAATTGCTAAAATGATGGACAGAATGGGTCATAAAGAAGGTGAAGTAATTCAGCACTCTATGATCAGCAAGTCTATTGAAAGAGCTCAGAAGAAAGTAGAAGAAAACAACTTCGGAACAAGAAAGAGACTTCTTGAGTATGATGACGTAATGAACAAACAACGTGACGTAATCTACAAGAGAAGAAAGAATGCCCTGTTCGGAGATCACTTGAAATATGATATTACGAATATGATTTTCGATGTTGCTAATTCTATCGTTGCGAAAGGAAAGGCTTCAGGAAGTTATAAAGATTTTGAATACGAAATCATTAAAACATTTACAATGGAATCTCCGGTTTCCCAAAGTGATTTTAATAATAAAAATGTTCAGGATCTGACGAATATTTTATTCAATGCAGCTCAGGAAGATTATAGAATGAAATTGAATCTATTGAAAGAAAAATCTTTCCCAATCATTGAGAATGTATACCAAAATCAAGGTTCAATGTTCAAAATGATCCAGGTTCCTTTCACAGACGGACATAAAACAATGACTATTGTAGCTGATCTTAAAGAAGCTTATGAT